A window of Chitinophaga sp. MM2321 contains these coding sequences:
- a CDS encoding uracil-DNA glycosylase family protein — MTFADQIIQFNLGLHFEGVLPAGIRMMNPFRENPEIVPIMQQFYKKFYDDKQPRQLILGINPGRLGAGATGVPFTDTKRMAEKCGIDIPGFKTHEPSSVFIYDVIDAYGGLKKFYKQFYIGSVCPLGFTALKAGGKEVNYNYYDSAALIKAADKFIIASLRQQLKWNISREVCYLMGTGKNAVFFQALNAREKFFKEVVPLEHPRFVMQYKSKTKEDYIDKYLAAFTAHH; from the coding sequence ATGACTTTCGCCGATCAGATTATACAGTTTAACCTGGGCCTCCATTTTGAAGGCGTACTTCCTGCTGGTATCAGGATGATGAACCCTTTCCGTGAAAATCCGGAAATAGTACCCATCATGCAACAATTCTATAAAAAATTTTATGATGATAAACAGCCGCGGCAACTGATACTGGGTATTAATCCCGGCAGGCTTGGCGCCGGCGCTACAGGTGTTCCATTCACAGACACCAAAAGGATGGCGGAAAAATGTGGTATTGATATACCCGGCTTCAAAACACATGAACCTTCTTCTGTTTTTATATATGATGTGATAGACGCCTACGGCGGATTGAAAAAATTCTATAAACAGTTCTACATCGGTTCTGTTTGTCCCCTTGGCTTTACTGCCTTAAAAGCAGGTGGAAAAGAAGTTAACTATAATTATTACGATAGTGCTGCGCTTATCAAAGCAGCAGATAAATTTATCATTGCCAGTTTACGGCAGCAACTGAAATGGAATATTAGCCGGGAAGTTTGTTATCTGATGGGTACGGGAAAAAATGCGGTCTTTTTTCAGGCATTGAATGCCAGGGAGAAATTTTTTAAGGAAGTAGTTCCGTTGGAACATCCGCGGTTTGTCATGCAATATAAATCCAAAACCAAAGAAGACTACATAGATAAATACCTGGCTGCTTTTACAGCACATCACTAA
- a CDS encoding ATP-binding protein, whose translation MYNTHERKSFLRFAILILMVIILVTFFMIIVLRKRASDQLGVVVKSLVATKTDAGHIDQAVQLLYAADNNFRLYTLTYNPTHLHTYINDLQEINAHLDTAIGATAAEQQMQGLLADKEEKTAVFLRGKLYVDSLLLLSQSWDTAAAPPALQQLKAIKIPQQQEVDTIITSTSGTSQGKKKLFGRLKEAISNKVSVQHTQQQVRLVKRHIDTSSSGVAYNEAALKQLRDTYQQFMREAAGSHANLNRKEYALVMANQRLFTELQRLLTTLKQNVVEEADKKRLRLSQDINHSLYSIDKHSYWEIPLILLLAAIIIYGIARLYRYDLALLRAKQQAEKFARQKSEFVSTMSHEIRTPIHSLLGYATNLEREKPGETVSAIRNSAEVLLSVVNNVLDYTQMETKKPELRQEKFSPRTAIEEVCNSLQIQAEMKSLLLTTHIYFPTGQQVIGDVFRLKQVITNLVANAIKYTNKGEVSVTAQLRDGSLLQITVKDTGIGIKDEDQSSLFEAFSQGHNGLTKGSGLGLHISKKIIDLHDGTIEVKSVAGKGSSFYFEIRYQAVTPSPGTIKITMPVNTPKTAVAPPGVRLLVVEDSVLNQKLLALLLGRLQANHVITGSAEEALELYMQESFDMILTDIDLPGMDGIALTAAIRELPDKKKANVTIIAITGNVLEDDIALYMRCGLNDYIMKPYREEDILSKISAYGLLI comes from the coding sequence ATGTATAATACCCACGAAAGAAAAAGCTTTTTACGTTTCGCTATACTCATCCTGATGGTAATCATACTGGTTACCTTTTTCATGATCATTGTTCTCCGCAAGCGGGCATCTGATCAGCTGGGCGTAGTGGTAAAAAGCCTGGTTGCTACAAAAACGGATGCAGGGCATATTGATCAGGCAGTGCAACTGTTGTATGCAGCAGACAATAATTTCCGTTTATATACACTCACTTACAACCCTACGCACTTACATACCTATATAAACGACTTACAGGAAATTAACGCACATCTTGATACTGCTATAGGCGCTACAGCCGCTGAACAACAAATGCAAGGCCTGCTGGCCGACAAGGAAGAGAAAACAGCGGTTTTCCTGCGGGGCAAGCTGTATGTAGATTCTCTCCTGCTTTTATCACAGTCGTGGGATACTGCCGCAGCGCCACCAGCGTTGCAACAGCTGAAAGCAATAAAGATACCACAGCAACAGGAAGTAGATACGATCATTACCTCAACCTCCGGTACCAGTCAGGGCAAGAAGAAATTATTCGGAAGGCTCAAAGAAGCAATTTCCAATAAGGTCAGTGTGCAACATACCCAGCAACAGGTACGGCTGGTAAAACGTCATATCGACACCAGCAGCAGTGGTGTTGCTTACAATGAAGCGGCGCTGAAACAGCTCCGGGATACTTATCAGCAATTTATGCGGGAAGCGGCGGGTAGTCATGCTAACCTGAACCGCAAAGAATATGCGCTGGTAATGGCTAACCAGCGGTTGTTTACCGAATTGCAACGATTGCTGACCACCCTGAAACAGAATGTAGTGGAGGAAGCTGACAAAAAACGTCTGCGCCTTAGCCAGGACATTAATCACTCCTTATATAGTATCGACAAGCACAGTTACTGGGAGATCCCGTTGATCCTGCTGCTGGCCGCCATTATTATTTATGGGATCGCACGTTTGTACCGTTACGACCTGGCATTGCTGCGTGCCAAGCAACAGGCAGAAAAATTTGCCCGGCAGAAAAGTGAGTTTGTGTCTACCATGAGCCATGAAATACGTACCCCTATTCACTCTTTGCTCGGCTATGCCACCAACCTGGAAAGGGAAAAACCGGGGGAAACGGTATCGGCTATACGAAATTCAGCAGAAGTATTGCTCTCTGTCGTAAATAACGTACTCGACTACACGCAGATGGAGACAAAAAAACCGGAACTACGGCAAGAAAAATTCTCTCCCCGTACTGCTATTGAAGAAGTGTGTAACAGTTTACAGATACAGGCGGAAATGAAATCGCTCCTGTTAACTACACATATTTACTTCCCTACCGGTCAGCAGGTGATAGGCGATGTGTTCCGCCTGAAACAGGTGATCACCAACCTTGTAGCAAATGCCATCAAATACACCAACAAAGGCGAAGTAAGCGTTACCGCGCAATTGCGCGATGGCAGCTTATTACAGATAACCGTAAAAGATACCGGTATAGGCATCAAAGATGAAGACCAGTCGTCTTTATTTGAAGCCTTTTCCCAGGGTCATAATGGACTCACCAAAGGTAGTGGACTGGGTTTACACATCTCCAAAAAAATCATTGATCTACATGATGGTACGATCGAAGTAAAAAGTGTGGCAGGTAAAGGATCCTCTTTCTATTTTGAAATCAGGTACCAGGCGGTGACGCCATCTCCGGGTACTATTAAAATTACAATGCCCGTGAATACTCCCAAAACAGCTGTAGCACCTCCAGGCGTGAGATTGCTGGTTGTAGAAGACAGTGTACTGAATCAGAAATTACTCGCGCTGCTCCTGGGCAGGCTGCAAGCCAACCACGTTATTACCGGCAGCGCAGAAGAAGCACTGGAACTGTATATGCAGGAATCATTTGACATGATCCTGACTGACATTGACCTCCCCGGTATGGATGGTATTGCCCTTACAGCCGCTATCAGGGAACTGCCTGATAAAAAGAAAGCCAATGTAACCATCATCGCCATTACAGGCAATGTACTGGAAGACGATATCGCCCTGTACATGCGCTGTGGCCTGAACGATTACATCATGAAACCTTACCGGGAAGAAGACATCCTCAGTAAGATCAGCGCCTATGGCTTGCTGATTTAA
- a CDS encoding YdcF family protein, translated as MASIKKYLVVLFFLIAFLPAAKSQYAYPDPGYHFLTGKDYIQDRNFYLFTLFEKMPAIARIMAGDTTMQRIGKTYVQRVPHSVSLNITAITDPFLFTGEVISRIGNTLPDLLTRYPAEMEGLVKAMRSSGLFQLYAAMPDTALLARAWKDAAQGVNYIINAYTTNKGFRYAAIDSAVYDVSSPAYKIKVTQALKDDGNSNRRLFFRPSLDLALALLRLNKRDECARYEPLSDTNSEAYTQLKKTDWDKYTFSALLILGAGPGNTDAISDAGKNRCRIGADLFRKGLAPCIIVSGGHVHPIGTPFSEAVEMKKYLVNELKIPAAAVILEPYARHTTTNIRNAVRIAWRNGFPMNKKMCCVSDPFHLSYVSGSIFNLRCMQELSYLPATEIKQADLYFLSFIPDLKSLQADARDPLDP; from the coding sequence ATGGCAAGTATAAAAAAGTACCTGGTTGTACTATTTTTTCTGATCGCTTTCTTACCGGCTGCTAAAAGTCAGTATGCCTACCCGGATCCCGGCTATCATTTTCTTACGGGGAAAGATTATATCCAGGATAGAAATTTCTACCTGTTTACTTTATTTGAAAAGATGCCTGCCATTGCCCGGATAATGGCCGGGGATACCACTATGCAACGTATCGGAAAAACATACGTACAGCGTGTGCCCCATTCCGTTAGTCTCAATATCACAGCTATAACAGATCCGTTTTTATTTACAGGAGAGGTGATCAGCCGCATCGGCAACACACTGCCTGATTTATTGACCCGGTATCCGGCGGAAATGGAAGGACTGGTGAAAGCCATGCGCAGCAGCGGCTTGTTTCAATTGTACGCAGCGATGCCCGATACCGCATTACTTGCCCGTGCCTGGAAGGATGCGGCGCAAGGAGTAAACTATATCATTAACGCCTATACGACCAATAAAGGATTCCGTTATGCAGCCATTGATTCCGCTGTATATGATGTGTCATCCCCGGCCTATAAAATAAAAGTGACGCAGGCGTTGAAAGATGACGGTAATAGCAACAGGCGCCTCTTTTTCAGGCCCTCCCTCGATCTTGCACTGGCCTTGCTGCGCCTGAACAAACGTGATGAATGCGCGCGCTATGAGCCGCTGTCGGATACTAACAGCGAGGCTTACACGCAATTGAAAAAAACTGACTGGGATAAATATACCTTTTCCGCCCTGCTGATCCTGGGTGCGGGCCCCGGCAATACAGACGCTATCAGCGATGCCGGTAAGAACCGCTGCCGCATAGGGGCAGACCTGTTCCGTAAAGGTCTTGCTCCCTGCATCATCGTTTCCGGCGGACATGTACATCCCATCGGCACCCCGTTTTCTGAAGCAGTGGAAATGAAGAAGTACCTGGTGAATGAACTGAAGATCCCCGCAGCCGCTGTGATCCTGGAGCCTTATGCCCGGCATACCACTACCAATATCCGCAACGCGGTGCGCATTGCCTGGCGCAATGGCTTCCCCATGAATAAAAAAATGTGCTGTGTGTCCGATCCCTTTCACCTGAGCTATGTGAGCGGAAGTATCTTCAACCTGCGTTGTATGCAGGAGCTGAGCTACCTGCCGGCCACGGAAATAAAACAGGCCGATCTGTATTTCCTCTCTTTTATACCGGATCTGAAATCTTTACAGGCCGATGCCCGGGATCCATTGGACCCCTGA
- a CDS encoding NAD-dependent epimerase/dehydratase family protein: MSNESIQPLYTILGAGGIIANELCLELTKNGKQVRLVGRSPKTFAGITNLVTADLTDYAQTKQAVNGSAIVFLTAGLKYDRKLWATAWPKIMTNVINACKEAGAKLIFFDNVYSYGLVDGPMKEDTTYHPSSHKGEVRAAIATQLMDEVKAGNMTASIARAADFYGPGADKTGFLNLLIIDRFKKNSSAMWLGKDNVTHSYTFTPDAGKGLYLLSQDAQSWNQIWHLPTTNPAPNGKTYVELIAGQMGIKPRYMKLGSFMIGLSGLFDTTIGELGEMLYQNNHPYIFDSSKFENYYQFKPTSYEEGIRLTLAKQ; this comes from the coding sequence ATGTCAAACGAATCTATTCAGCCTTTATATACCATCCTGGGGGCAGGTGGTATCATTGCCAATGAGCTGTGCCTGGAATTGACGAAGAACGGGAAACAGGTCCGCCTCGTAGGCCGCTCTCCCAAAACATTTGCAGGCATCACCAACCTGGTAACCGCCGACCTTACCGATTACGCACAAACGAAGCAGGCAGTAAATGGCTCCGCCATCGTTTTCCTGACCGCAGGTCTTAAATATGACAGGAAACTATGGGCTACTGCATGGCCTAAGATCATGACCAATGTGATTAATGCCTGTAAGGAAGCCGGCGCTAAACTCATCTTCTTCGATAACGTATATTCCTACGGGTTAGTAGACGGCCCTATGAAAGAAGATACCACGTATCATCCTTCCAGCCATAAAGGGGAGGTTCGCGCGGCTATTGCCACCCAATTAATGGATGAAGTGAAGGCGGGTAATATGACTGCTTCCATAGCACGTGCAGCCGATTTCTACGGCCCCGGCGCAGATAAAACCGGTTTCCTCAACCTCCTGATTATCGACCGGTTTAAGAAAAACAGCTCCGCGATGTGGCTGGGAAAAGATAATGTAACCCATAGTTATACTTTTACGCCCGATGCCGGCAAGGGACTATACCTGCTTTCCCAGGACGCGCAATCATGGAACCAGATCTGGCACCTGCCTACCACCAATCCCGCTCCCAATGGTAAAACTTATGTGGAGCTGATTGCGGGGCAAATGGGCATTAAGCCCCGGTACATGAAGCTGGGCAGTTTTATGATCGGCCTGTCCGGATTGTTTGATACCACCATAGGGGAATTAGGGGAGATGCTGTACCAGAACAATCATCCCTATATTTTTGACTCCTCCAAATTTGAAAATTATTATCAATTCAAACCAACATCTTACGAAGAAGGCATACGTTTAACATTGGCTAAACAATAG
- a CDS encoding PLP-dependent aspartate aminotransferase family protein produces the protein MSTITELIHAIPVDPQTGAIAVPIYQTSTFVQEAPGVNKGYDYARSNNPTRAAVEKIIAQLEGGAAASAFSSGLAAIDAVLKLLKSGDEIVAVDDIYGGAFRLFHKVYEKFGIRVNYVDTSDTQAVFHAITPATRLIWLETPTNPTLKISDIAAIGRIAKAHNCLFCVDNTFASPVLQQPLSLGADLVIHSATKYLGGHSDLIAGVVIAKTEQLGEEIKFYQNACGAILSPFDSFLLIRGIETLHLRIKQHGINAQIIAEYLAEHPAVEKVFYPGLPSHPGHELAKRQSKGFGGIISFTLKDDSAAAATTFVTSTHYFKLAESLGGIKSLLCHPAEMTHKSIPAEKRRAEGVSDSLIRLSVGLEESADLLADLEQAFKKLPQHARAESVLSA, from the coding sequence ATGAGCACAATCACAGAACTGATCCATGCTATTCCCGTAGACCCGCAAACCGGCGCCATTGCTGTGCCTATCTACCAGACTTCTACATTTGTACAGGAAGCACCGGGTGTAAACAAAGGTTATGACTATGCACGGTCCAATAATCCTACCCGCGCGGCAGTAGAAAAAATTATTGCACAGCTGGAAGGTGGCGCCGCTGCATCTGCCTTCTCCAGCGGACTGGCAGCCATAGACGCCGTATTGAAACTGCTTAAATCCGGGGATGAAATTGTAGCCGTAGATGATATCTATGGTGGCGCTTTCCGCCTCTTTCATAAAGTGTATGAAAAATTCGGGATCCGGGTAAACTATGTTGATACTTCTGATACGCAGGCCGTCTTCCATGCCATCACACCCGCTACCAGGCTGATATGGCTGGAAACGCCCACCAATCCCACGCTGAAGATCTCTGATATTGCCGCTATAGGTCGTATTGCAAAAGCACACAATTGTTTGTTTTGTGTAGATAATACCTTTGCGTCACCGGTGCTGCAACAGCCATTGTCATTGGGGGCGGACCTCGTGATCCACAGTGCTACCAAGTATCTCGGCGGACATAGTGACCTTATCGCCGGGGTAGTGATAGCCAAAACGGAGCAGCTGGGAGAAGAAATAAAGTTCTATCAGAATGCCTGTGGCGCCATCCTGTCGCCATTCGACAGCTTCCTGCTGATCCGTGGTATTGAAACCCTGCACCTGCGTATTAAACAACACGGCATCAATGCACAAATCATAGCGGAATACCTGGCAGAACATCCGGCGGTAGAAAAAGTGTTCTATCCCGGTTTGCCATCGCATCCGGGACATGAGCTGGCAAAGCGGCAGAGTAAAGGGTTTGGCGGGATTATTTCTTTTACTTTAAAAGATGATAGCGCCGCTGCCGCCACCACTTTTGTTACCTCCACGCATTACTTTAAACTGGCGGAAAGCCTGGGCGGCATTAAAAGTTTGCTTTGTCATCCGGCTGAAATGACGCATAAATCTATCCCTGCTGAAAAGAGAAGGGCAGAAGGGGTAAGTGACAGCCTGATTCGCTTATCTGTAGGGCTGGAAGAGTCGGCCGACCTGTTGGCCGACCTGGAACAGGCTTTTAAGAAACTGCCGCAGCACGCCCGGGCAGAAAGCGTGCTGTCAGCATAG
- a CDS encoding dicarboxylate/amino acid:cation symporter, with amino-acid sequence MRIFKNYSGIFWLLGGIAGGSIAGLLLGPKVAVIKPIGDIFLNLLFTAVIPLVFFAIASAIAHIEASHRLGKVLGIMSIVFLCTILISAFLTIVAVWIFPIHQQVTLSHAVDVESPGNFGEQLTRLLSVGEFYELLSRKNMLPFIIFSVLVGLAAMRAGERGVAFRKFLYSGNEVMKDLLAVIMKIAPVGLGAYFAYQVGTVGPQLFGTYAHSLGIYYGFGTIYFIVGFSFYAFVAGGFNGIKIFWKNNIIPTLTAVGTGSSIATIPANLEAVQRMGVPASIGNVVVPLGATLHKDGSSISSIIKMAVVFAMFGKGFNSVDTVLMAMGITVIVSIVEGGIPNGGYIGELLVMSVYGFPVEALPPLLIIGTLVDPLATILNATGDNVAAMLTARFLPGRAAAVS; translated from the coding sequence ATGCGTATCTTCAAAAACTACAGTGGTATTTTCTGGTTGCTGGGGGGCATTGCAGGTGGCAGTATTGCCGGTCTGCTGCTGGGTCCAAAGGTAGCGGTCATCAAACCAATTGGCGATATCTTTCTGAACCTGTTATTTACGGCTGTTATCCCGCTGGTATTTTTTGCCATTGCCAGCGCCATTGCGCATATCGAAGCCTCGCACAGGCTGGGCAAAGTACTGGGCATCATGTCCATCGTTTTCCTTTGTACCATCCTTATTTCAGCTTTCCTCACCATTGTGGCTGTATGGATCTTCCCTATTCATCAGCAAGTTACGCTGTCACACGCCGTAGATGTGGAAAGCCCCGGCAACTTCGGTGAACAGCTGACACGGCTGTTGAGTGTCGGTGAATTTTACGAATTGCTTTCCCGTAAAAACATGTTGCCCTTTATAATTTTCTCTGTGCTGGTGGGCCTGGCCGCCATGCGTGCAGGTGAGCGTGGTGTAGCGTTCCGGAAATTTTTGTACTCCGGTAATGAGGTCATGAAAGACCTGCTGGCGGTGATCATGAAAATAGCGCCCGTGGGCCTGGGTGCTTACTTTGCTTACCAGGTGGGCACGGTAGGGCCGCAATTGTTTGGCACATATGCACACTCACTGGGTATTTATTATGGTTTCGGTACTATCTATTTTATAGTCGGATTTAGTTTTTATGCTTTTGTAGCGGGTGGTTTTAATGGTATTAAAATCTTCTGGAAAAACAATATTATTCCCACCTTAACCGCGGTGGGCACCGGTAGCAGCATTGCTACCATTCCTGCCAACCTCGAAGCGGTGCAACGGATGGGCGTACCGGCATCCATTGGCAATGTGGTAGTGCCGCTAGGTGCTACCCTGCATAAAGATGGCTCCAGCATTTCTTCTATCATAAAAATGGCCGTTGTATTTGCGATGTTCGGCAAAGGTTTCAACAGTGTAGATACCGTGCTGATGGCCATGGGCATAACCGTGATCGTGAGCATCGTGGAAGGCGGTATTCCCAATGGCGGCTATATCGGCGAGTTGCTGGTCATGTCCGTATATGGGTTCCCGGTAGAAGCCCTCCCGCCGCTGCTGATCATCGGAACATTGGTTGATCCGCTGGCCACTATTTTAAATGCGACGGGAGATAACGTAGCGGCTATGCTGACAGCACGCTTTCTGCCCGGGCGTGCTGCGGCAGTTTCTTAA
- a CDS encoding NirD/YgiW/YdeI family stress tolerance protein, whose translation MKSLLLCLLFTVAFQNHDYNIGEVLKNARQLTNDSVTVRITGYVTKNLGGTIYMFEDRTAGIKVDIDTKFLPAQPFNDKDAVVIQAWVQYERNKPVTLKVNRPVTSD comes from the coding sequence ATGAAAAGCTTGTTACTTTGTTTGTTATTCACAGTCGCTTTTCAGAACCACGACTATAATATAGGAGAGGTGCTGAAGAATGCCCGGCAACTGACTAATGACAGCGTAACGGTAAGGATTACGGGCTATGTGACGAAGAACCTGGGCGGAACTATTTACATGTTTGAAGACCGCACGGCAGGGATTAAGGTAGATATTGATACTAAATTTCTGCCTGCTCAACCCTTTAATGACAAAGACGCAGTGGTTATCCAGGCCTGGGTACAGTATGAAAGGAACAAGCCGGTTACCCTGAAGGTAAACCGGCCCGTAACAAGTGATTGA
- a CDS encoding sulfite exporter TauE/SafE family protein, with protein sequence MEKVITTVPASTPTDDTAVTSVFVNDSAPATIPPKIRKLRWIYWLSGLLILTVVTTVLWYHIPAFRDYAEDIPPTFYYFLVAGFIFAMIDGAIGMSYGITSTTFSLSMGIPPASASTAVHISEILSNAIAGWMHFKMGNVNKKLFKSLLIPGITGAVIGAYLLSSLEHYSQYTRPVVSFYTLILGVVILLRAIQVNRAKHNNKKIKRIGLLGFGGGFIDAIGGGGWGSIVLSSLIAGGRHPRFSLGTVKATRFFIAMLSSLTFVTVLSHVHWDAVLGLVLGSAMAAPIAAKVSNKISAKTIMLAVAVIVIVVSMKSLYTFILHLL encoded by the coding sequence ATGGAGAAAGTAATTACTACCGTACCTGCATCTACGCCAACGGACGATACAGCAGTAACATCTGTGTTTGTTAATGATTCGGCGCCTGCAACCATTCCTCCTAAGATCAGAAAGCTAAGATGGATTTATTGGCTATCCGGTCTTCTTATATTAACTGTTGTTACCACAGTGCTGTGGTATCACATTCCTGCTTTCCGTGATTATGCGGAAGACATTCCACCTACCTTTTATTATTTCCTGGTGGCAGGGTTTATATTCGCGATGATAGACGGCGCCATCGGTATGTCTTACGGCATCACCTCTACCACCTTTTCCCTGTCAATGGGCATTCCGCCCGCATCTGCCAGCACGGCGGTACACATCTCTGAAATCCTCAGCAATGCCATTGCCGGATGGATGCATTTTAAAATGGGGAATGTCAACAAAAAATTATTCAAAAGCTTATTGATACCCGGCATCACGGGAGCTGTGATCGGTGCCTACCTGTTGTCATCACTAGAGCATTATTCGCAATACACCCGACCGGTGGTTTCCTTCTATACGCTGATCCTGGGTGTGGTGATCCTGCTACGGGCCATCCAGGTAAACAGGGCAAAACACAATAATAAAAAGATTAAACGGATAGGCTTGCTGGGATTTGGTGGTGGTTTCATTGACGCCATCGGCGGCGGTGGATGGGGTTCCATTGTATTATCATCCCTGATTGCCGGCGGCCGGCATCCCCGCTTTTCATTGGGCACGGTAAAGGCTACCCGCTTTTTCATTGCCATGCTAAGTTCCCTGACCTTTGTAACGGTGCTCTCTCATGTACACTGGGATGCGGTACTTGGGCTTGTGCTGGGCAGCGCCATGGCTGCTCCTATTGCGGCTAAAGTATCCAATAAAATATCTGCTAAAACAATTATGCTGGCGGTAGCGGTCATTGTGATCGTGGTAAGTATGAAGAGCCTTTACACTTTCATCCTTCACCTGCTATAG
- a CDS encoding hemolysin family protein — protein MLLQVFWTFFLVLLNGFFVAAEFAIVKVRSSQINSKGGLTQKRATIAAKHIVGNLDGYLAATQLGITLASLGLGWVGETVVTQLVLNSMDKLGLTITIATAHAIAVPVAFLVITVLHIVFGELAPKSMAIRKPLPTTLAVALPLRFFFVIFRPFIWMLNGLANSILRLIGLTPVGESEIHSEEELKLIISESQEGGAIEETERELIQNVFEFDDSRVKEILTHRKDISALDITLPFDQLVDKVIIDGYSRYPVYNGSLDELKGVIYTKDLMKGVHEKVLTDINDILKPVFYVPDSMKIKDLLRTFQGQRLQMAVVTNEFGDTEGIVTMEDILEELVGDIQDEHDHESPIVEQKDDNTFLVDAHEYLADINELLPVPLPESEHYETLSGLINYIHGNIPKVGEVLHIENYEVLIIKMFRSSVEKARLKLLQ, from the coding sequence ATGCTTTTGCAAGTTTTCTGGACTTTTTTTTTAGTATTATTAAACGGTTTTTTTGTAGCGGCAGAGTTTGCCATCGTTAAAGTACGTTCCTCTCAAATCAACAGTAAAGGCGGCCTGACACAAAAAAGGGCTACTATAGCTGCTAAACATATAGTTGGTAACCTTGATGGATACCTGGCGGCTACACAGCTGGGTATTACCCTCGCTTCCCTGGGCCTTGGCTGGGTAGGTGAAACCGTTGTAACCCAACTGGTCCTGAATTCAATGGATAAGCTCGGATTAACAATCACTATTGCTACGGCACATGCCATTGCGGTTCCGGTGGCATTCCTGGTGATCACCGTTCTCCATATCGTTTTCGGAGAGCTGGCGCCAAAGTCAATGGCTATACGTAAACCTTTGCCTACCACACTCGCAGTTGCCTTACCGCTGCGTTTTTTCTTTGTCATCTTCCGTCCCTTCATCTGGATGCTGAACGGCCTGGCCAACAGTATCCTGCGCCTGATCGGCTTAACGCCGGTAGGAGAATCGGAAATCCACTCAGAAGAAGAACTGAAGCTTATCATCTCTGAAAGCCAGGAAGGTGGCGCCATTGAAGAAACAGAACGGGAGCTGATACAGAATGTATTTGAATTTGATGACAGCCGCGTAAAAGAAATCCTGACCCATAGAAAAGATATTTCTGCCCTCGATATAACACTGCCCTTTGACCAGCTGGTTGATAAAGTGATTATAGATGGCTATTCCAGGTATCCCGTATACAACGGTTCACTGGATGAATTGAAAGGCGTGATCTATACCAAAGATCTCATGAAAGGCGTACATGAAAAAGTACTCACCGACATTAATGATATCCTGAAACCGGTATTTTATGTGCCGGATAGTATGAAGATCAAGGACCTGCTCCGCACTTTCCAGGGACAGCGTCTGCAAATGGCCGTGGTGACCAACGAGTTTGGCGATACAGAAGGGATTGTGACCATGGAGGATATCCTGGAAGAACTGGTAGGAGATATCCAGGATGAACATGATCATGAATCGCCCATTGTTGAACAAAAAGATGATAACACCTTCCTGGTAGACGCGCACGAATACCTGGCAGATATCAACGAATTATTACCGGTTCCCCTCCCCGAAAGTGAACATTATGAGACACTTTCCGGTTTAATAAACTATATACACGGTAACATTCCCAAAGTAGGAGAAGTACTGCATATAGAAAATTATGAAGTGCTGATTATCAAGATGTTCCGAAGCTCAGTTGAAAAAGCACGTTTAAAGCTGCTCCAATAA